The Musa acuminata AAA Group cultivar baxijiao chromosome BXJ3-6, Cavendish_Baxijiao_AAA, whole genome shotgun sequence region CATAGGCTTCGTAGGAATCATCTTCACAAAACCTGCATCACCATTCTTAAGGAACTTGGGCTCCTTCTCCAGCTCCTTGCCAGATCGCCTATCAATCTTGGTTAACAACTCAGCGAATTTGACTGCAATGTGAGAGGTGTGGCAATCCAAGACAGGAGCATAACCATTCCCAATTTGGCCAGGGTGGTTCATGATGATAACTTGAGAGGTGAAGTTAGCAGCCTCCTTCGCTGGGTCATCCTTGGAGTTTGAGGCAACAAAACCACGTTTCAAATCCTTCACAGCAACATTCTTTACGTTGAAGCCAACATTGTCACCAGGTAAAGCCTCCTGGAGTGCCTCATGGTGCATCTCCACGGATTTGACTTCTGTAGTGAGTCCTGTAGGACCAAAGGTGACAACCATACCAGGTTTCAGTACTCCAGTTTCAACACGACCAACAGGAACAGTTCCAATGCCTCCAATCTTGTAAACATCCTGAAGAGGAAGGCGAAGAGGCTTGTCCGTTGGACGCTTGGGCTCATTAATCAAGTCAAGGGCTTCAAGGAGTGTCGGGCCCTTGTACCAGTCAAGGTTGGTGGATCTCTCAATCATGTTATCACCTTCAAAACCAGAAATGGGCACAAAAGGAATCTTATCAGGGTTGTAGCCGACTTTCTTCAAGTAGGACGAGACCTCCTTAACAATTTCATCATATCGTGCCTTCGAGTATTTGGGTGTTGTGGCATCCATCTGAAAAAAGAatatcataatcctttaaaaaaCCAAAATTTAAATAACAAAAGCATCATGTACCACATGCAATCACATTGCAAAATTACCTTGTTGCAGCAACAAATCATCTGTTTGACACCAAGAGTGAAAGCAAGAAGTGCGTGTTCACGAGTCTGTCCATCCTTTGATATACCTGCTTCAAAACCACCAGTTGTGGAATCAATGATGAGAACTGCACAGTCAGCCTGAGAAGTTCCTGTAATCATGTTCTTGATGAAATCCCTATGACCAGGAGCATCAATGACTGTGCAATAGTACTTCGTGGTCTCAAACTTCCACAGAGCAATATCAATGGTGATGCCACGTTCTCGCTCAGCCTTCAGCTTGTCAAGCACCCAGGCATACTTGAATGATCTCTTGTTCATTTCAGCAGCTTCCTTCTCAAATCTCTCAATAACACGCTTGTCAATGCCACCAAGTTTGTAAATGAGATGTCCAGTTGTTGTAGACTTTCCAGAGTCGACATGGCCAATGACGACAATGTTAATGTGAACCTTCTCCTTTCCCATTGCTTATTTCTTGTTGAACTAAGGACTGTAAAATGTCAACCAAGAATATATCAGCCTCAAAACTAGCTTTAACCGAATTACATGACAACAAAAAATTAATATAGTAGCACAGTGGTCAACTATTGCAGATTTGATAAGTTCAGATAGATGGTAGCACTGTAGCCTACTGCATTATACAATATAACAAAGCAGTCACTACAGCCATCACATAGGGTAACATGTCActagaaattaaaaaaacaatTTAGAAGAATGTAAAGtcaatatatacaaaaaaataaCTGATAACCTCTCCTAAAGATGGTTATATATGTCCATCAAAGTGAATGGTAAATGATAAATACAAAAATGTACAAGCAGATTGTATCATACAACAATGCTTATCATAAATTACCAAATACCTAAATTACATTCAACAATAACCACAACTTTCATATAGCATTACAATACCTAATAGTCAAATGCATAATAGGAGAGAAATTACAAGCAAAGATAAGGAAGAGATCACAAACTAAGTACAAGCAAGACCACAAAAGATCAAGGCACCAAGATAGAGAAGGGGAGGAAAAACTAGTATAGAGTAATTGCAAGTTTTACCATGCCTATGAAAGCATACCCTAACTCATTTTTAGTCATGAAGTTTCTTCCAATATTTTGTAAATAAAAGGAAATTTAATTTCCATGTTGTATTTTGTCTTATTTTATCACAATTTTCTATTAATGCTTGTGTTACTTATTCACCATAAAATTGTTAGATCCAATAATTATACTTGGTAATAGGTTTCGACACTAGACAAAACAACAACAcaacattaaaaaaagattaaaaagcacaaaatttttatctttaataCCTTTGCATTATCAActacttaaaaataataataatcataaataataatagttaattaatttatctttaacaaaaacaaaaaaaaatatactattgGAAAAAAAGAGAACGATGAGCGGCTCAAGAAACTTCAACTAACGAAATCTAAAAATGATTTGTCTCTAGTTAGTATGACAAGATGTGGTTTCTTTGGAACCTTGTAAAGTATGACTAATCATACATATTCGGTCATTAAAGGGCAATCATCAAGATTCCACAATCTTTAACAGTTCTTTCCGTTGATCAACCTTAAATCAAGCAAACAAAAGATTAAACCATCAAAGAAACACAACTTCCTACAGATCGGAAGGATAAACTACCAAACCACAACGTAGGGAAAGGAAAACGAGTGATAAGATCTAAGTTTTACGACGAATCATACATCTTGGATCATTAAAGAGCAATCATCAAGATCGAACAATCTTTAACAGTCGTCCCATTGATCAACTTTAaatcaaacaaacaaacaagctTAAGCCCATGATGAAACGCAGAACTTCCTACAGATCTGAAGGATAAACTACCAAACCACAACGTAGGAACAAGAAACCGATTGATAATATCTAAGTTCTACAGAAACGAATAGCTTCCTACAGATCAGAAGAATAAACGACCAAACCACAACGGAGGAACAAGAACGCGATCGATAACATCTAGGTTTCCCGAATCAAACAAAAAATACAACCAAATCACGAGAGAGGAACAAAAATACGATTGAAAAGATCTAAGTTACCTGGATCGAACGAAAAATACAACCAAATCATGAAAAACGAACAAGGAACGTTCGGAAATCGCGATTAACGAGATCCCCCTACGATCTTGACAAGAGAATGTAATACGCATGAGAAGAAATCTAACCCTAAGGAAGAGGGAGCCGAGGAGAGATGGAGAGATCGGCGGCCGCCGCGCTCCTTCGAGATCGATTTGCAAAGAGAGACAGAAACCCTAGCCCGACCCACTTGGAACTTATAGCTGACACGATGACCTAAAATGCCCTTAGGGTTTGCATTGATAACGAGGGTAAATTAGTCACTTTACTATGTCCAACATACTTTGTGGCGGCGGCGCGGTGGCGACCGATGTTTTTATTCGCACCCGTCTCTTCCGTACCCGCTGCATCTACCCATTCAGCACGCTGGGTGTAAGGCGGAATGGACGTCTGTGATTGGAAGACTAACCATCCAAGTACACAAAAGGTGACCGAATTTAGTGTTCGTTTCTTTGTATTGATTGATAAGATTTGCTGAAGTATATGAGGATTTGAAGAGATTTTTGATCGAAAGCTGAAGAACTCCTCTTGTTAATATAATATGTGATCATCATCGTTCGTCAATACTATTAAGGTTATCGAGCTAAATTTAGGTGAAAACACAATTCTCCTTCGAGTTTCTCCAATCTATGTTGGATCCGAAAATGACACAAATGTCAGTCAAAGTTGATGTTGTTTCTTGATAGAAATCGATCGATGTGATGTCGAATTTTTGCGCCAATCGTGACTTCTGATTCTTGGATATCTTTTTGCGTTACTCAGCTTTAGATTTAAAGGCCTAATTTTTATTGATTGGCACAACACATCCAACCAAAAACCTTAGGTGGGTTGGGCTTTGATGTCTCTGCATCCCTTAGAATTTTGGCTTGGAAATAGAGTCATGTAATAGATCAAAGAATGCCAAATCATTTTGATCTCTGCAAGGAAGTCCAGTCCATGAACTATACAATTCAAGGGCTGAGCCTTGCAATTGGCCAGCTTGACCTGATTTGCTATCTTCAACAATCTGTAGAACTTCCAAATAGTTGACATTGACATCTTCTACATTTCTCCTTGGCCTTGCTTCGATTGCTTGATTCACTAACTTGTGTATCTTCTACAACTTAACAAGATTGCAGTCATCAAACATGGATCAAATATCTATCTACGATTGATGTGCTTCCACTTCCTGCACTTGGCTCTATGTTTATTCTTTTGGTCTCTCTATCAGAACAAAGACCAGGAGGTATTCAGCTTGCTAGCAAGAAGACCCACCTTCTCATACCTGTGAGAGGACAGTAATAAAGATTGCCTTTAGCTGCTTGCATGAACTTACTTGTCTTGTTCATGGCATGTAACTCATGAATTCTGCATTCTTGTTTTGGCCTAGTTATGTTTTTGGTATCTTTGGTAAGGAGTCGAAGCTGGCAATAGATGATAAGAGCAAGGTGGTGATGATGATTCACATCATGTTTGCAGAGGGTGAcatattcttcctttcttcatTCTGAGCCTCTTGAGATGGAACATATGCATATGTGATATGTTTGAGTGTGGTTttgtctttctctttcttttcttttctttttccccccCCTTTTGTTTTGGTAAAGCCAAGCTATAGAGATGGTTTGATTTGGAATTGAATTAGATGTACAGAATCTTTTGTGGCTCACACACTATCTGTCTCCTCTCTCTCACATTAGTAATGCTCAGTGTTATTAGAAGGTAGCATGAATAGAATGTGTTTGTTTTCTCTTCATTGTCGGATATGTTTTATGCTAGTGAGAGAATCATAAAAGTGTTGGTGGGGTCAAGATGTTGCCTTTGGTGGGGTTTGAGCTATGCTTTTAGGATAGCAATGCAGACTTTATCTGAATTCTTCTTGTCTGGAATGGGATGTAGCTGCACAGAATGGAACAGAAGAAGAGTGCAAGCTCAGATGTTCCTGCTCTCATGACCTTTACCTCAGCTGCTGCACCAAAGTCTTTTATGTTCATATTTGGAAGACATATTAACAGAAAAGATCTGATCCATCTTTCTGGCTCTGTTTTTTCTGCTCCATAGTGCTCTTTGGAAGGTCTTCAGCTATCCAATCCCATCACTTCTGAAAGGATTGATCAGATCCAAGCATGTCTCCAAAGTTTCaagattaagtgtatcaaaccTTTTGTACTATAAATCCAGTTTTTACCAACATCTATCCCACCAAAAAGACCCAAAAAAAGAAAGAGTTGCAATTGAGTGAACACACAGAGTTCTTTGGTTGCACAAATTGTCACATTCTCACTATGACATAATCACTTTGTCCTAAGAAAGATGaaataattatatgtatatatatagatagctaTAAAGCTTTCCTTAAACTAAAGCTAAGCTTAATCAAACTTAGGACAGAATCCACCatcttttattcttctttttgaTGCAGAGAGTGAAGTTGAGAGGAACGAAACAAGCAAGTTTAAGGGAAACCTTCTTGCAGTAACATACAGTATATAAATATGTGTGATATTGTGACAGTAACTTCATTTATAGTTCCGTGTAGGACTTGTGGAATTCTCTAAGAAGATTGCGAGATCTTTGAATGTTGGAGGTAGGCAGTGGGTCAAAATTTGCTCCTTACTTTCCGAGACAGGTAATGGCACAGTGTCAAACAGTGGTACTGTTGAAGACATCAAGCTCagagggaaggcagcgatggacGTAAACCTTTAGAGGTTACCGGATGCTTTGAATCTTTTAGGAAGTGCCTGTAGGAGCCTTGTTTTCTTACCTTATGTCCTTGGTTTTCTCTACTCGAAAAGATTCTACAAAGAGAGTCTCTTAGTTGTCTTCTCCTGCATTAAGGTAGGGGTGAAAATGATCATCTTCTTCATTAGAAAAGATCCTGTAAATGATATATAAGAAGCTCATGAACTTTTTTGCTATACATATCAACCTGGAATGATGAATCTTTAGGTATCTTCTCACACTGACCTAATAAAGAAATAAGTATGCAGAATAACTTGTGCTGGAAATAATGATACAATCTGCAATAGGTTAGGGCTGAAAATGATGAGAGCAAAACTTTTAAAAGTCATACATGAAAAGTAATTTTAGCTCATTCCATAATATGTGAAGTTTAAATCTACTGAACTATATATTTTATGGTATCATATGACCTAAAGAAGATTAAACATTATGTTGTAAACTGATAGATTCTGGAAATTTTGAATGAGGAAAAGGAAAACTATGATCATTACTTATATGCACAAAGATTTGAAATCAAGTTGATACAACAAGCACACCAGAACTGCAGAAACATATGAGCTCTAACCTGACTTGTTTTTGATATCAGGATACAAAAGTACCACACCCAGTGAAATGTTCTGTGCATATATTATACTTCTTTCAGATTGAAAGGTACACATCCTCACTGCACAAACTCAGAAAACCATTAACTGAAGAAAAGGGATTGAGAACCATAACAcaagcataaaaaaaataaacatgctttATGATCAAATTGTGGAGTTTGATAGATGATTTTGTCTTACATTAGGCTTTGTGTCATgcaagttgtcttcacatcttcAAATTTTGAACATGAGGAGATAGTGGACTTTGTATGTGCCCAACAGGTATTGGGGCAACCATAGCCTTCCACCAAACCATTCTCCCCATGGATTGCTGGTACTTGGAAGGCAGCAGTACATTTGGTCACTAGTCTCTGTTGGACATATGGATCCAACACAGGATGCAATATGGCCACCACCACAGTCCACATGCAATATGTTCCAAGTGAAGTCTGAGGAGGTTCAATGTATTATACAATGAGACCATTCAATAGGCAGCATATACAAATATACAGTCTGAGTAGGTTCAATGTATTTATCGGATATATTCGGTATAAAGACCTATATTGTCCGATATAAAAGGTCTATATCATGTGGTATAgaattttaattgattagtatttttttaatttatctttaACTCGATACGTATCGATGTGTTGATATACTAAGCTTAGATGTTTAGAGGTCCGATATCGggagaatataaaattgctaatgGTTGTAGTAAATTTGGGCTTTAGTTGAACCAATCTGACCTTCCAATTCCAAACCAAAGAGATGGTGGGAAAGTTTTGGTGATTAGAGTAGAAAAATTGGGTCTTTGCAAAGGATGTGCAAGAGAAAAAGATGGAGTGAGAGTGCTACATGCAACATAGACAAGGAATAATCCCCACATCAGAGTCGAGGTAGGATTAGGACAAAAGGGATGGAGGTGGGAGTGAAGTTGCCACCAAACAGTCCTATCAAAGTCCTTTACCATTGATCACTATGAACATTAATCATAATTTGCCCACCACATTTCTTTTTGTATTTAATTCAACTATGCTATCCAATAATACATAGAGTAAGTAGGGCTAGTATAGGTGTAAATCCAGAATCTGATACTGAGAGAAATGGCCTTTCATGGAGTCCACTCAGGTAGCTCAGACTGATCAATTTCCCATGGAATTTAGCTCATAGATGATAGAATCATACCCCCAACTTGATGCAAGTGAAGATTATTCTTGTTAGGTTCAATTCCATCAATGGTCATGTCAAGcatttggtccttcttttgtagtTGTGCTGTAGGGGTCATAGGTGTGATGTATTAGTAATACCAATGCATGTAGGTTCATATAGAGAGATGATAATTAGCACAATTAAGTTGTTTCATAGTCCCTTCAGTGGTAGTGCAGCTTCTACAAATTCCCCTAACTCATCACATCAATGTTGCAGTCTTCTTTCTCCCTCTCCTCATTTGTTTATGTCTTGCCTCCAACCCTTTCaatgttactttttttttttccctactctctctctctctctctctctctctctctatatatatatatatatatatatatatatctcctcaCTCTTACTTTGACTGTATACCATCTGACTCTTTCTGCCACCACCATGGTTTCAATCTTTGGGCGTTGGCCTTTTTGAGTGTAAAGCTGAGTAGAAGTCTCCCCTCCCTCTTTCCTCCTGAGATGGTTAAATAAGAAGCTATAGCAAGCCATCCTTACCTTTCCTCAATCTTTATCTCTCCTCAACGCCACACCCCTTCATTCATTCTCTCTCTTTATTTCTTTGACTATTCCCCTCtccactctcctcctcctcctcctcaaagcTTCTTCCACAGCCCATTCTTAGATCCATGGCTCCTACCAGAGCACTACAGATCCaaaatatcttcttctttctAGTGCTTTATGCTCTTTCTGTAATCAtggcttcctcctctctctttgcCTCCCTCTCTTAAGTGCTACTGCTATATA contains the following coding sequences:
- the LOC135639644 gene encoding elongation factor 1-alpha-like; protein product: MGKEKVHINIVVIGHVDSGKSTTTGHLIYKLGGIDKRVIERFEKEAAEMNKRSFKYAWVLDKLKAERERGITIDIALWKFETTKYYCTVIDAPGHRDFIKNMITGTSQADCAVLIIDSTTGGFEAGISKDGQTREHALLAFTLGVKQMICCCNKMDATTPKYSKARYDEIVKEVSSYLKKVGYNPDKIPFVPISGFEGDNMIERSTNLDWYKGPTLLEALDLINEPKRPTDKPLRLPLQDVYKIGGIGTVPVGRVETGVLKPGMVVTFGPTGLTTEVKSVEMHHEALQEALPGDNVGFNVKNVAVKDLKRGFVASNSKDDPAKEAANFTSQVIIMNHPGQIGNGYAPVLDCHTSHIAVKFAELLTKIDRRSGKELEKEPKFLKNGDAGFVKMIPTKPMVVETFSGYPPLGRFAVRDMRQTVAVGVIKSVEKKDPSGAKVTKAAQKKK